Part of the Penaeus monodon isolate SGIC_2016 unplaced genomic scaffold, NSTDA_Pmon_1 PmonScaffold_18336, whole genome shotgun sequence genome is shown below.
CTTTTATATAattcacaaacatttttttcatacaaatgtacacacacacacacaacacacacacaccacacacatcaccatcCACCACAcgccttaacacacacacacacacacacacacgcaaacataacacacacacaccacacacacaccaccccacacccccccacacacaatatatatatattatatatatatataaaatatatatatataatattatacacacacaccaaaaccacacacacacacacacacacatatatatattatatattatatatatatatatattatattttatatatatacacaccacacaccacacacacacaccccacacacacacacaacacacacacacacacacaaatatatatataatattatatatatatatatatatatacatatacacacttatgttgtattatatatccatttatatatatgtgtgcgtatgtgcacacttacacacagccatttatatatatatatgtatatatatatatatatatatatatattatatatatattttatatatatctatatatatatatattatatatatatatatatatatatccacacacatacatactataaacgTTAACTCACACCACCAagcaaacccacatatatatacagttttataaaatatatatatatatatatatctatatattatattttaatatatatatatgttctatatatatatatatttatatatatatattatatatatatatatatatatatattatgtttgtgtgtgtgtgtgtgtgtgtgtgtgtgtgtttgtgtgtgttgtgtgtgtttgtgtgtgtgtgttgtatgaggtgtgttgtgtgtgtgtgttttttgtgtggggtgtgtgtgtgtgtgtgtgtgtgtgtgtgttttgtggggtgtgtgtgtgtgtgtgtgttttttttgtttgtgtggtgtgtgttgtatatctaatatatatactatatattatatatatatacatatatatatatatttactatatatatatattattattatctatatatatatatatatgaagaatatccCCAGGGGGCgtcattaaaaaccccaaatgatAAGGATCTGAAATACGTTTTCTTGCCAAATacctatacacacaaaaaaacagaaacgagGATCTAGAACTTATCAAGGTTCGATACTTTTAACAGAAATAGTTTTTTTACAGTGATATAAACAAACCACTATATTTGATGGGAAAGGACAGAAAACCCCCCAGATATCTCAAGAAACTCAATACATTAATTCTGGAAACACGTGCATGCGGGAAAACACTCTGGTCGAAACTATGCGAAAATTTGTATATAGAGAAAAACGTACGACATATAAAGACAGccgagaaatagagatagacagatagacagataaataacaaAACTATACTACCCCTCCACAGTAATATagaatatgtgtatgcgtgcatgtatgtgtctatcCCCCTCACAAACAGGCAAAATATAAAAGGGCGGTGAATATTCGCAAGCACTGATTCTTTTTTTGACCCTTGATCATCAAAATTTCCCAAGATATTCAAAGAATATTGGCAGCTTGCATTCAGTTTTTCTtcaatgatgattacaataagcTAAGAAAATAAGGAATCATTTCTTACATCAAACAATATCCAGAGAAAATTCTTCAAGAGAGCCGGAAAAACAGTGCAATTATACCGTAACGGCCAGTTTATGATGTTATGACATGTTCCTCCCTGTGAGCCCCAAGGGCACGGAGCCTTAAGCCGCGATGGTTCCCCCGCCCCCGGGTCCATGCGCGTATTAAAAACGTTCCTCTCTCCGTGAAGACACCCAGTGTATCGCATTCCTCTTTTTTTACAACATGACAGCCAAGGTGCGTCACTGGGACATTTTACGAAAATTACGTTTCACGAGGGAGAAATGCAATCCTTTTTGCACAGTTAAAAGAGAATTTGTTTATGAATTCGACTTTTGATTAAACAGATTTTCCCAATGTACATATagaaagtaaaatttaaatttatatttgatgtattattttatatacgatGTTTCTCTGTCGGTGAATTAATTCAACCGATGAAATTTCCAGATTATTTTCCTAGCGGCGATGTGGGCCTGATTGCGGCGGCGCCTCAGTAAAACCTACAAACCCCCCTCAagccccctcttctctctacgAGACGCCCCTGGATGCCGAACCTCAGAACCTTGTCCCTGCAGTTGCCCAGCCCGTACACTTGTGGCATAATATGTGAAATTTAAAAGGTTtctttaaaagttaaaattaatGAATTAAATGAGCTGACGTAGTAACTTATCGGTGCAACTCATGTCCCGTCCTCAGCCAATGCAAGGAATGCCGTACGACTTCACGTGGGGCGTCGAGGACGGCGACAGCGGCAACGCCTTCAGCCACGTGGAGAACAGCGACGGTCGGGACAAACTCAGGGCGAGTACCGCGTCCTTTCTTCCCGACGGACGAACTCAGGTCAGTTTTCTCCTTGCCTTGCATCAGGAGCTCGGTCATTTTTTACCGTTCTTGTTTCTTTTCGATGCGACATGATAAAGTAATGCTTAACGCAACAACCAGGCACTTCGTAGTTAAAGAACAATTTTATTTGACTGTtggtatttttcattataaagctCAGTCTCCATTTTCTCTGTCTACTAGACATAAATTAACTGAAACATACGCTGGCAATAAAAAATTCACTGTATCTCCCGCAGGTGGTTAAATTCTACGACAACGGCGACGGCTTCAACGCTGAGGTCACCTACGAGAAGTAAGCGCTCGACTGAACGCTCACTTCCGGCCTTCCTTCTGTCATAAatcatctatgttttttttcacatgttGCGTTCTCATTCATCAAATGTCATGtgaggtttccccttttttgaataaATACAATTTCATTTATCACAATTAGTTTTATGTTTCCTGCGATGGAGGttgttaatcaaaaaaaaatactaattcaaCAAAAGATTACAATTTAACGGTAATATCGATATTTGCgatattctgtaaaaaaaaaaaaaaaaaaaaaaaaaaaaaaaaaaaaaaaagaataatgatagatgaatatatatatatatatatatatatatataaaattttattttatatatatattatgcacatgtgcatatataagatACGTACACAAgtgaaaacatacacaaacacacaggcatatatgtacacatcctgCACCGACACATAAAGTAGATACATACAgtacatgtgtatgtagatagaaaAACATGATACACATATCTTCATTTCTATTTGTACTCATAGACCTATCTACTTAGCTATCGTTTGGTGGCCACTTTATCCATAAATGAAATAAACGATATCaggcaaatagacaaacaaaccagTGGTCGCTGCAACCCCAGAACCATATTTGGATGCCCCATTACTTGAGTTTGTGTGAGCTCGCATGTTTAAATCGCAGATAAAGAAAACGTTTtggatgaatatattttaaatttttcccctgttttgaTTATAATTTCAAGAAAGACTGTTTGTGCATGGCGCGGAAATGTAGACAAAGGAGTGATCTCTCTGCagtatgataattttaaattctGCGAATGAggacaaataagaaataaatccaCAGTGTTTCTGAATCCTTCTGTCTCCTATTCTATTCTATTAACTGTTCTTACTGTGTCCATTGGCCTGAATACAATTTAATCAGACTTTAATATTTACGTTTACATTGGTTTGTGTCTGTATCATCCGTTACGTAACATTTTCAATGGTGTGATTCTGATACTAAAATTATTGCTGTATCgagaacagaaacacaaacaagcaaaaatataCTGAACCCTAAGAACATTTCTAGTCTCTGAACTATTGCGACAGGCGTTATTGCATTACGTTGCAAATATTTTCAACTGTCCTTACATGTTCCTGGCAAGTATGACAGTCATGCCACAGTTTTACCATCAACGGGACCTCGTCATCTTTGTTTACAGCTGACGTCACGGGTCAAGGAAAATGCATTAACTGAAATGTGTGATGAAGTGCAATTCTTACAGAATAAAACTGCCAGAAAATCTTTTCTGTGCTCCACTTTCCCCATTTCTTCCAACGCCTAATCAATACTTTATATGAacacaaaatttttcattaaatttttacctAGTTTTATAGAAATAACTCGATTTGATAGTTTTAAAAAGTCAATATAAAACTACTTTACCTcaatgatatatatcttataaatgcatacactcacgcatatattatatgcatgcacacacatgcatacgtacacacacatatatagagagttagagagcgagggtagagagggagagataaaaatatacatactttttatgtgtgaatgtgtgtggtacTGCAATAtgccggggaaaaggggttggggagcTCAAAAATCATATTGGAAAGGGTTCACTGTAATCCAATGAAAAGGATCCCAGAATCATTTTGTATCTCCCCCAAAACATTACCCTTCAATCAGAGAGTCGGAATACCAACCCAGAAAAACGGGCTCTGGGATATGTCAAGGTACCAGATTAACAACAGAAAATAGGTTCAAGTACACAGTAAGATATCCGTCTCATTGATAAACAAAATTAAGAAACCAGTATATTAAAAGAGAACCCGTCAAGGAAGGACAGGACACCCCCCAGATATATTCTTAGGAAACACAAACCAATCGGAAATTAGTCCTGGAATAATTTGGTCAAAAGTATACCATGAATCCGTAGATGAGGGGGAAACCATTTCCAAAACTTCGtgaacagctccaaaagggggtcccaaaaaaaacctaaatagTGTACTCACATAATGTTTTcatcgataataattgcaatagtaatttCGTACACCGTGAAAGAATTCTTCAAGAAAATCGGAAAGAGCATTGCAAATTTACCGTATCCCCCAATTTAATGAGTTTTGACATGTTCCTCCGTGTGATCCCACAAGGACACGGAgcctaaggccgcggtggttacccccgcccccccgggcCGTGCGTGTATATAAGTGTTCCTCTCTCCGTGAAGACATCAGTGTGATCTCTATCTCTTGTTAACAAAATGGCAGCCAAAGGGGGCGTTACTGGGAGAATTTCGTTTCAGAGAGGAAATCACCTGTTACTTTTCGCAAAGGAAATGTGTTCCATTTTTAATTCgatttttcatttataaagaaaacagtaatgttatatacataaaatttgggaaatgaaTTACTATGCAGGGATTAAAACATACATGTCTCTGTATGGGAATAATCGAATCCAATGCTATTTCCAGATTTTTGTCCTAGCGGCGATGGTGGGCCTGATTGTGGCGGCGCCTCAGTACAACTAAAGAGCCCCCCAGGCGCCCTCTTCTCTCTACGAGACGCCTCTGGTCGCCGAACCTCAAACCTCGTCCCTGCAGTTGTTAGCCCGGTATGGCCTGTGACATGCAAAGAGAATTATGTAAGGTTTCTTTAAAGAATAGAAACATAGTAAATTAAAAAGACTGGGACTGTAATTTACTGGTGAAACTCGTGTTACATTTCCAGCCGATGCAAGGAATGCCGTACGATTTCACGTGGGGCGGTCGAGGACGGCGACAGCGGCAACGCCTTCAGCCACGTGGAACAGCGACGGCCAGACGACCGAGGGCGGGGTACCGCGTCCTTCTTCCCGACGGACGAACCAGGTCAGTTTCTCTTTGCCTTGAATCAGGAGCtcggtcattttttttattgttcttttcttttcctagaGTGTTTATGACTCAGTATAAAACTTTGTtcatagaatagaaaaaaatagtagaatGTATATTTCGTCGCAAtgactcttctttttctcctcccgggTTTGATATAAATGTATGGAAACAATAAGTGTAAAATTCTTCCGCAGGTGGTAAATTCTACGACCATGGCAACGGCTTCAACGCTGAGGTCACCTACGAGAAGTAAAGTGCCTCGATTGAACACACTTCCGTCCCTCCT
Proteins encoded:
- the LOC119569731 gene encoding LOW QUALITY PROTEIN: uncharacterized protein LOC119569731 (The sequence of the model RefSeq protein was modified relative to this genomic sequence to represent the inferred CDS: deleted 2 bases in 1 codon; substituted 1 base at 1 genomic stop codon) — its product is YFPSGDVGLIAAAPQXNLQPPQAPSSLYETPLDAEPQNLVPAVAQPPMQGMPYDFTWGVEDGDSGNAFSHVENSDGRDKLRASTASFLPDGRTQVVKFYDNGDGFNAEVTYEK